The genomic interval CCAGACGTCATCGACGGCCACGAGATCGAACCCGGCTCGACGGTCCGGATGCACCAGTGGGTCGTCCACCGGGACCCCCGATGGTACGACGACCCGCTCGCGTTCCGGCCGGACCGGTGGACCGACGAGCTGGAGTCGGAGCTCCCGAAACTGGCGTACTTCCCGTTCGCCGCGGGGCCGCGGCGCTGTATCGGCGACCGGTTCGCGATGCTCGAGGCCAGGCTCATCCTCGCGACGATCTATCAGGAGTACCACCTCGAACTCGTCCCCGGGACGGACCTCGATCTGATGGCGACGATCACGGCCCGTCCGAAACACGAGATTCCGATGACCGTCCGCGAGCGGTAACGCGGACCGATGCGATTCCGGTCGCGTCGACGCGGGCGCGAACGATTGCGCTTAAGTTGCGCCTACGTGAATCGAGGGGTATGCAGGACAGAACCTACACTGCCGACGCCGAGCCTGGCGACGACGTGACCGTCGCCGGATGGGTCCACGAGATCCGCGACCTCGGCGGGATCGCCTTCCTGATTCTCCGAGACACCGCCGGGAAGATCCAGATCAAGTTCGAGAAAGACGAGATGGACGACGACTTAGTCGAGACCGGACTCGACGTCTCCCGCGAGAGCGTCGTCAAAGTCTCCGGCGCAGTCGAGGAGGAGCCGCGCGCGCCGACGGGCGTCGAGGTCACGCCCGAGTCCGTGGAGGTCGTCGCGCCCGCCGACCCCGAACTGCCGCTGGACCCCTCGGGGAAGGTCGACGCCGACCTCTCGACGCGTCTGGATAACCGCACCCTCGACCTCCGGAAGGAGGACGTCCAGACGGTCTTCGAGATCCGATCCGAGATCCTGCGCGCGGTCCGCGACCGGTTCCGCGAGTTCGACTGTACCGAGATCAACACGCCGAAGATCGTCGCCACCGGGACCGAGGGCGGCACCGAACTCTTCCCGATCACCTACTTCGGCGAGGAGGCCTTCATGAACCAGTCGCCCCAGCTGTTCAAGCAGCTGATCGCCGGCTCGAACGTCGAGCGCGTCTTCGAGATCGGCCCGATCTTCCGCGCCGAGGAGCACAACACGCCCCGCCACCTCAACGAGGCGACCTCGATCGACTTCGAGGGCGCGTTCTGCGACCACCAGGACGCCATGGACGTCGCCGAGGGCATCGTCAAGGCCAGCTACGAAGCGGTCCAGGAGAACTTCGGCGACGAACTCGAGGCACTCGACCTCGCCGAGGAGTTCGAGGTTCCCGAGGGCGACTTCCCCCGCATCAGCTACGAGGAGGCCATCGAGCGCATCAACGCCACGGGCGAACTCGACGAGCAACTCGTCTGGGGCGACGACCTCTCGACGCCGGCCGAGGAAGCCCTCGGTCAGGACGTCGGCGGCCACTACTTCATCACCGACTGGCCCAGCGAGATCAAGCCGTTCTACATCAAGGACCACGACGACGACCCCGAACTGTCGACCGGCTTCGACCTGATGCACCCGCGCATGGAATTGGTCTCGGGCGGCCAGCGCGAACACCGCCACGAGAAGCTCATCGAGGGCTTCGAACAGCAGGGCCTCGATCCCGACCAGTTCGAGTACTACACGAAGATGTTCAAGTACGGCATGCCGCCCCACGCCGGCTTCGGTCTCGGCGGCGAGCGCCTGATCATGACCATCCTGGGACTCGAGAACATCCGCGAGGCAGTTCTCTTCCCGCGAGATCGTCAGAGACTGAGCCCATAGGGCGAAGTCTCTGAGAGCTAGCAAGTCGTTGCGAGCGCTAGCGAGCAACGTCTTGCGAGATCGCCAGCGTTTGTCGCCGTAGGCGACAAACCTGGGAGCCAGTAAGACGACCGAAAGGAGTCTTACGGGATCGTCAACGTCTGAGCCCATAGGCGAAGACGGTGAGAACAAGCGGAAACTGCGAGCGTGGGCGAAGTGTGTTTCCGCGTGATCGTCAGCGGTTGTCGCCGTCGGCGCCTGGCGGCCGCGAGCGGAGCGACGCGGCCTCGCTCGCGAATTCTTCTCGCCGTTCACGGCAACGAGTATCGGCACCTGCTGCTAGATCTGTGACCTGCGGCCGACCCGTCGCTCTCGGTCGCCGCTACCAGTTCCACCAGCCGCCGTCATCGTCGTCGCCGTCGTCGCCGCCGTCTCCGTCGCAGGATCCGTCGTTGATGGCGTCGGCGAGGTCGCTGCCAACGGCGGCGTCACCCAGGAAGTCCAGGTGACTGGAGACGCTGTCCGTCACGTCGACGTCCGTGTAATTCGCGGCCGGATCACAGCCCGCGCCCTCGTTGCCGAGCGCAGTGTCGCCCAAGCTGCCGTAGGCGGACCCGACCGTCGAGTCGTTCTCCGAGTGATAGTTGCGGACCTCGCAGGCGTTGTCGAGCCCCGGATTCCACGGATCGCCACAGACCGCCGACCCGTCGGCAGCCGCGCCCAACGGCGCGACGGTCTCGATCTGATAGCCCGAACTCAGTTTCGTCGCGGTCCACAGGACGCACCGCCCGCCCAGGGAGTGACCGACCAGGCGAACGTTTCCGCCGCCGTCGTCGTAGAAGTCCTCGACGAGGCCGGCGGCGACTTCGCCGACGTCCTCGGTGTCCGACTCCGCGTCGAGGTAATTGAAGTTCGTTGCGGGCCACTCGAGCGCGACGGTCTCGTCCGGGGAGTAGCCGCCGGACTCGAGGGAACTCTCGACGTCTGAGGCCTGACTCGAGACGGACGAGTCGCCGAACCAGCCGTGAATGAACACGAGCAGTTCGTCCGTCACCGGCAGGCTCCCGTCGGCGCTCCAGCCGAACACTCCCTCATCGATCTCGATGACCTCGGGGCCGAGCAGCTGTGCGGACGCCGAGCC from Natrinema salifodinae carries:
- a CDS encoding alpha/beta hydrolase family protein — its product is MTGTDTPHDEPRSNESTTDRRTLLTAAGTTLAAGTGLAATAGSASAQLLGPEVIEIDEGVFGWSADGSLPVTDELLVFIHGWFGDSSVSSQASDVESSLESGGYSPDETVALEWPATNFNYLDAESDTEDVGEVAAGLVEDFYDDGGGNVRLVGHSLGGRCVLWTATKLSSGYQIETVAPLGAAADGSAVCGDPWNPGLDNACEVRNYHSENDSTVGSAYGSLGDTALGNEGAGCDPAANYTDVDVTDSVSSHLDFLGDAAVGSDLADAINDGSCDGDGGDDGDDDDGGWWNW
- the aspS gene encoding aspartate--tRNA(Asn) ligase; amino-acid sequence: MQDRTYTADAEPGDDVTVAGWVHEIRDLGGIAFLILRDTAGKIQIKFEKDEMDDDLVETGLDVSRESVVKVSGAVEEEPRAPTGVEVTPESVEVVAPADPELPLDPSGKVDADLSTRLDNRTLDLRKEDVQTVFEIRSEILRAVRDRFREFDCTEINTPKIVATGTEGGTELFPITYFGEEAFMNQSPQLFKQLIAGSNVERVFEIGPIFRAEEHNTPRHLNEATSIDFEGAFCDHQDAMDVAEGIVKASYEAVQENFGDELEALDLAEEFEVPEGDFPRISYEEAIERINATGELDEQLVWGDDLSTPAEEALGQDVGGHYFITDWPSEIKPFYIKDHDDDPELSTGFDLMHPRMELVSGGQREHRHEKLIEGFEQQGLDPDQFEYYTKMFKYGMPPHAGFGLGGERLIMTILGLENIREAVLFPRDRQRLSP